The Actinomycetota bacterium genome includes the window AAATTTAATTCTTTCCATAAAAGTGCATCCCTTACTTACTTATTAACTTATCTTAAGAACTTCTCTCTTGAATACTTCTCCTCTTTCTTTGTAATCTCTAAACATGTCAAAACTTGCACATGCTGGGGATAATAAAATAATATCCTTCTCATTACATTGCTTAAAAGCTATTTTTACAGCATCTTTCATATCTTTAGCAAAAAACAATTTATTTTCCCTATCTTTACTCAAAGTTGAGGATATTATATCCGATGTCTCCCCTATGAGTATTAATGTCTTTACATTTACATCAATTTCCTTTCCCAACTCAGAAAAGTCCATTTTTTTATCCCTTCCACCTGCTATTAAAATTACTGGTTTTTTAAAAGATCTTAAGGCTGCTATAGTTGATTGTGGATTTGTTGCTTTAGAATCATTATAAATAAATACTCCCTTTATCCTTCCAACATACTCCATCCTATGTGGAAGTCCTTTATAATCTTTAAGAACATCCACAATAACATCTATATCTATATCATCTAAAATTGAAACTGCTATTGCTGAAAGTACACTTGTTAAATGGTGATGTGGAAATGGAAGTTCTGATATTTTACATATTATTTTCCTATCAGATATATTAGAAACTATTGTATTATCTTCTATTCCTATTCCATTTTTAGGAACTCCCTTATTACTAAAAAATATTGGTTGAGACATTAAATTCTTTTCATGTGATTTTATTAAAGGGTCATCATAATTTAAAATTGCAAAATCTTTTTCTGTTTGGTTTGAAAAAATTCTTAATTTTAATTTAGTATATTTATTTAGATTATAATGTCTATCCAGGTGGTTCGAAGAAATGTTTAAAAGAACTCCTATATACGGTTTAAATTGCTCAATCCACTCTAATTGAAAACTGCTTATTTCAGCAATTACTCTTCCATTTTTTGAAATTTTATCCACTATATCAATTAAAGGATTTCCAATATTTCCTGCAACTAAACTTTCCTTTTTAGCAGACCTATATATATCACCCATCAGAGAAACAGCTAATGTTTTTCCATTAGTACCAGTTACCCCTATTATTGGAGCAGATATAAATTTTGAAGCTAACTCAACTTCACTCCATACATTAATACCTTTTTTATTGGCAATTTTTAACAAAGGTAAATCTGCGGGAACTCCTGGACTTACTATAATTAACTCAACCTCATCCAGTAACCAATTTTTATGATGTCCACCCACAAAATCTATTCCTAAACAGTTTAGCATTCTAACTACGCTTGTTAGCTCATCCTTATCTTTTATATCGTTTGTAAGAACCTTTGCTCCAATCTTATTCAAGAATAGTGTAGTACTTATCCCACTTCTTCCTAAACCTATTATAAGAACCTTTTTACCAACTAATTCTTTTATAATATCTTTCATAACAGAGAATAAAAATTTAAATGAAATTAGTCTATAAATTTAATATAAAAGAGTAAGTATCCTATAAGAGCAAAAATCAATGATATTAACCAAAATCTAATAATAATCTTTATTTCTGGCCAACCTAATAATTCAAAATGGTGATGTATCGGAGCCATCAGAAAAACTCTTTTTTTCGTAAATTTGAAATATAAAACCTGGATTATTACTGAAACTGTTTCTATTACAAATAATCCTCCAATTATAATTAAGTAGAACTCAACCTTTAAAAGTATTGCAAGTGTTGCAATTATAGCACCCAGACTTAATGAGCCTGTATCTCCTAAAAAAATGTCTGCTGGTGCTGCATTCCACCAGAGCAGTCCAATTGATGCTGCCATTATTGCTGCTGATAAGACAGCCAAATCTAATCCATATTGATATGTATTAGTGTTCCAAAGAACATATGCTATTAATGTGAAAACTGCTAAAACAGCAGCTGTTGTTCCCGCTACTAATCCATCTAATCCATCTGTTAAATTTACAGCATTAGTTGCAGATAAAATCATTATAGGAATCAAAATATAATATCCAAATCCCAGTTCTATTGAGCGATTAATTAGCGGAATTTCCAATTTAGTATCAACACTACAAAATACTATTAAAAGGAATATAAAAAAAATAGAAATAAGTAACTGAAAAAGAAGTTTATATCTTGCAGTTAATCCTAATGATCTATCCTTTTTAATTGATAGGTAATCATCAGCAAGTCCAACTAATCCACACAATATAAAAACAATTAGAGCTAAAATGCCTTCAAAAGATATTGGTTCTTCTGGATGTTTTAAATAATGAGCAAAAATAGCAACTAAATAACCGATTGTTGCAGTAATTAATATAATGAACCCACCCATTGTAGGAGTTCCAGTTTTTACCATATGAGTTTGAGGACCATCAACTCTGATTTTCTGCCCTATTTTTCTTGACCTTTGAAATTTTACCCAAAAAGGTGCAGCGATTATTGATAAAATTCCAGCTATTGTAGCAGCAACAATTAT containing:
- the murD gene encoding UDP-N-acetylmuramoyl-L-alanine--D-glutamate ligase, translated to MKDIIKELVGKKVLIIGLGRSGISTTLFLNKIGAKVLTNDIKDKDELTSVVRMLNCLGIDFVGGHHKNWLLDEVELIIVSPGVPADLPLLKIANKKGINVWSEVELASKFISAPIIGVTGTNGKTLAVSLMGDIYRSAKKESLVAGNIGNPLIDIVDKISKNGRVIAEISSFQLEWIEQFKPYIGVLLNISSNHLDRHYNLNKYTKLKLRIFSNQTEKDFAILNYDDPLIKSHEKNLMSQPIFFSNKGVPKNGIGIEDNTIVSNISDRKIICKISELPFPHHHLTSVLSAIAVSILDDIDIDVIVDVLKDYKGLPHRMEYVGRIKGVFIYNDSKATNPQSTIAALRSFKKPVILIAGGRDKKMDFSELGKEIDVNVKTLILIGETSDIISSTLSKDRENKLFFAKDMKDAVKIAFKQCNEKDIILLSPACASFDMFRDYKERGEVFKREVLKIS
- the mraY gene encoding phospho-N-acetylmuramoyl-pentapeptide-transferase; translated protein: MSYIIVAATIAGILSIIAAPFWVKFQRSRKIGQKIRVDGPQTHMVKTGTPTMGGFIILITATIGYLVAIFAHYLKHPEEPISFEGILALIVFILCGLVGLADDYLSIKKDRSLGLTARYKLLFQLLISIFFIFLLIVFCSVDTKLEIPLINRSIELGFGYYILIPIMILSATNAVNLTDGLDGLVAGTTAAVLAVFTLIAYVLWNTNTYQYGLDLAVLSAAIMAASIGLLWWNAAPADIFLGDTGSLSLGAIIATLAILLKVEFYLIIIGGLFVIETVSVIIQVLYFKFTKKRVFLMAPIHHHFELLGWPEIKIIIRFWLISLIFALIGYLLFYIKFID